One window from the genome of Mycolicibacterium gadium encodes:
- a CDS encoding DUF3556 domain-containing protein encodes MGFLKPDMPVVDFAEWSKGSRSEKIRPMAEHWAEVGFGTPVVMHLFYVVKILLYILGGWLFALATTGVDGFTNVAEWWTEPIVFQKVVLYTMLFEVIGLGCGFGPLNNRFFPPLGSILYWLRPNTIRLPPWPNRIPLTKGDARTPLDVVLYGALLVVLLIALFSDGTGPVPALGTTVGVLPMWQIWTILGLLALAGLRDKVIFLAARGEVYGSFVVAFLFVGYGVDMIIAAKLVCVAIWMGAATSKLNKHFPFVISTMMSNNPLIRTRWLKRKFFERFPDDLRPGPVSRFIAHFSTAIEMLVPLVLLFSHGGWPTYIAAFVMLCFHFGILSAIPMGVPLEWNVFMMFCVITLFVGHAEVGLSDMTTPLPAVLFLLLATIVVLGNLFPRKISFLPGMRYYAGNWDTTWWCIKPSASEKIERGLVAIASMPASQLEKVYGSPEQAMIYLYKGYAFRGFNSHGKALLTLVHHALAGRNQDEYVITEGERLCSTAVGWNFGDGHMHNEQLIAAMQKRCNFEPGEVRVIILDAQPFHRQRQEYRLVDAATGGFERGYVNVSDMVMGQPWSDDIPIHVTWSAADSSPSHP; translated from the coding sequence ATGGGATTTCTCAAGCCCGACATGCCCGTCGTCGACTTCGCCGAGTGGAGCAAGGGTTCACGCTCGGAGAAGATTCGGCCGATGGCCGAACACTGGGCCGAGGTCGGCTTCGGCACACCTGTCGTGATGCACCTGTTCTACGTCGTCAAGATCCTGCTCTACATCCTCGGCGGCTGGCTGTTCGCGCTCGCCACCACAGGTGTGGACGGCTTCACCAACGTCGCCGAGTGGTGGACCGAACCGATCGTGTTCCAGAAGGTCGTGCTGTACACCATGCTGTTCGAGGTCATCGGCCTCGGCTGCGGGTTCGGCCCGCTGAACAACCGGTTCTTCCCGCCGCTGGGATCGATCCTGTACTGGTTGCGGCCCAACACCATTCGGCTGCCACCGTGGCCGAACCGGATACCGCTGACCAAGGGTGACGCCCGAACCCCCCTCGACGTCGTGCTCTACGGCGCACTGCTGGTGGTGCTGCTCATCGCGCTGTTCTCCGACGGCACCGGACCGGTTCCGGCACTCGGCACCACGGTCGGCGTGCTGCCGATGTGGCAGATCTGGACCATTCTCGGGCTGCTGGCCCTGGCGGGTCTGCGCGACAAGGTGATCTTCTTGGCCGCCCGCGGCGAGGTGTACGGCTCCTTCGTCGTCGCGTTCCTGTTCGTGGGCTACGGGGTCGACATGATCATCGCCGCCAAACTGGTCTGCGTGGCGATCTGGATGGGCGCGGCCACGTCGAAACTGAACAAACACTTCCCATTCGTGATCTCGACGATGATGTCGAACAACCCGCTGATCCGGACACGCTGGCTCAAGCGCAAATTCTTCGAGCGGTTCCCCGATGATCTGCGTCCCGGTCCGGTATCGAGGTTCATCGCCCATTTCAGCACCGCGATCGAGATGCTGGTTCCGTTGGTGCTGCTGTTCTCCCACGGCGGGTGGCCGACGTACATCGCCGCGTTCGTCATGCTGTGCTTCCACTTCGGCATTCTGTCAGCGATCCCGATGGGCGTTCCGCTGGAGTGGAACGTCTTCATGATGTTCTGCGTCATAACGCTTTTCGTCGGCCACGCCGAGGTCGGTCTGTCCGACATGACCACGCCGTTGCCCGCGGTCCTGTTCCTGCTGCTGGCCACCATCGTGGTGCTCGGCAACCTGTTCCCGCGCAAGATCTCGTTCCTGCCGGGCATGCGGTACTACGCCGGAAACTGGGACACCACGTGGTGGTGCATCAAACCCTCGGCCAGCGAGAAGATCGAGCGCGGGCTCGTCGCCATTGCCAGCATGCCGGCCTCGCAGCTCGAGAAGGTCTACGGCAGCCCGGAACAGGCGATGATCTACCTGTACAAGGGATATGCGTTCCGCGGCTTCAACTCTCACGGTAAGGCGCTGCTGACGCTGGTGCACCATGCGCTGGCCGGCCGCAACCAGGACGAGTACGTGATCACCGAAGGCGAGCGGCTCTGCAGCACCGCGGTGGGATGGAATTTCGGCGACGGCCATATGCACAACGAGCAGCTGATCGCCGCGATGCAGAAGCGCTGCAACTTCGAACCCGGTGAGGTACGCGTCATCATCCTCGACGCGCAACCGTTTCACCGGCAGCGTCAGGAGTACCGGTTGGTCGACGCGGCGACGGGGGGGTTCGAGCGTGGCTATGTCAACGTGTCCGACATGGTCATGGGACAGCCGTGGAGCGACGACATCCCCATCCACGTGACGTGGTCGGCGGCGGACTCTAGCCCATCACATCCCTGA
- a CDS encoding crotonase/enoyl-CoA hydratase family protein, whose translation MTTDVTAPAALTERRGNVLVITLNRPEARNAVNSAVSIAVGDALQAAQDDPEVRAVVITGAGESFCAGADLKAISRRENLFHPDHGDWGFAGYVHHYIDKPTIAAVNGTALGGGTELALASDLVVAEERAKFGLPEVKRGLIAAAGGVFRIVDHLPRKVAMELIFTGDPMSSADALKWGLVNQVVPDGTAVDAAIALAERITCNAPLAVWASKRVAMGVDDGVITGDEAGWTRTMREIGTLIRSEDTKEGPLAFAEKRQPVWKAK comes from the coding sequence GTGACCACTGACGTGACCGCTCCCGCCGCTCTCACCGAGCGGCGGGGCAACGTCCTCGTCATCACCCTCAACCGACCCGAAGCGCGCAACGCCGTCAACAGCGCGGTGAGCATCGCGGTTGGAGACGCCCTACAGGCGGCGCAGGACGACCCCGAAGTCCGCGCCGTCGTCATCACCGGTGCAGGCGAATCCTTCTGCGCAGGAGCGGATCTCAAGGCCATCTCGCGCCGCGAGAACCTGTTTCATCCCGATCACGGCGACTGGGGTTTCGCCGGTTACGTCCACCACTACATCGACAAGCCGACGATCGCGGCCGTCAACGGCACCGCCCTCGGCGGCGGAACCGAGCTCGCGCTCGCCAGTGACCTCGTCGTCGCGGAAGAGCGCGCCAAGTTCGGTTTGCCCGAAGTCAAGCGAGGGCTGATCGCCGCCGCGGGTGGTGTGTTCCGCATCGTCGATCATCTGCCGCGCAAGGTGGCGATGGAGCTGATCTTCACCGGCGATCCGATGAGTTCGGCGGATGCGTTGAAGTGGGGCCTCGTCAACCAGGTGGTGCCAGACGGCACCGCTGTCGACGCGGCAATCGCTCTGGCCGAACGGATTACATGCAACGCACCACTGGCGGTGTGGGCCAGTAAACGGGTGGCCATGGGCGTCGACGACGGCGTCATCACCGGCGACGAGGCGGGCTGGACCAGGACCATGCGCGAAATCGGAACGCTCATCCGTTCCGAGGACACCAAGGAAGGGCCGTTGGCCTTCGCGGAGAAGCGCCAGCCGGTCTGGAAAGCCAAGTAG
- a CDS encoding thiolase family protein: protein MAEAVIVEAVRSPVGKRNGGLSGVHAGELSAQVLNGLAERAGIDPGIVDDVIWGCVMQAGEQALDIARTAVLAAGWPESVPGVTVDRQCGSSQQSIHFAAAGVVAGHYDVVVAGGVESMSRTPMGASLANGGHPYPEAFRSRYSQTPNQGIGAEMIAEQWGFDRTTVDQYSLDSHEKAAAAQDAGAFDDQIVGIKDQDGNAVLKDEGIRRGTTIEKMAGLKPAFKEDGVIHAGNSSQISDGSAAILFMSAEKAKSLGLKPLAKVHTATLAGADPVIMLTAPIPATQKALKRSGLRLEDIGVFEVNEAFAPVPLAWLKDIGADEKKLNPNGGAIALGHPLGGSGARIMTTMLYHMRDKGIQYGLQTMCEGGGQANATIIELL, encoded by the coding sequence ATGGCTGAAGCCGTCATCGTCGAGGCTGTCCGGTCGCCGGTCGGCAAGCGCAACGGCGGGTTGTCCGGTGTTCACGCCGGTGAGCTGTCGGCGCAGGTCCTCAATGGTCTGGCTGAGCGCGCGGGCATCGATCCCGGCATCGTCGACGACGTCATCTGGGGTTGCGTCATGCAGGCCGGCGAGCAGGCGCTAGACATCGCGCGTACCGCCGTGCTGGCCGCCGGCTGGCCCGAGAGCGTGCCCGGCGTGACCGTCGACCGCCAGTGCGGGTCGAGCCAGCAGTCCATCCACTTCGCCGCGGCCGGTGTGGTCGCCGGACACTACGACGTCGTCGTCGCCGGCGGTGTGGAGTCGATGTCGCGCACCCCGATGGGCGCCTCGCTGGCCAACGGTGGGCATCCCTACCCGGAGGCCTTCCGCAGCCGCTACAGCCAGACCCCGAACCAGGGCATCGGCGCCGAGATGATCGCCGAGCAGTGGGGCTTCGACCGCACCACCGTCGACCAGTACTCGCTGGATTCCCATGAGAAGGCCGCCGCCGCACAGGATGCGGGCGCCTTTGACGACCAGATCGTCGGCATCAAGGACCAGGACGGCAACGCGGTGCTCAAGGACGAGGGCATCCGCCGCGGCACCACCATCGAGAAGATGGCGGGCCTGAAGCCGGCCTTCAAAGAGGACGGCGTGATCCACGCCGGCAACTCCAGCCAGATCTCGGACGGCTCGGCGGCCATCCTGTTCATGTCGGCAGAGAAGGCGAAGTCCCTGGGGCTCAAACCACTTGCCAAGGTGCACACCGCCACGCTGGCCGGTGCTGACCCGGTGATCATGCTGACCGCCCCGATTCCGGCTACGCAGAAGGCGCTGAAGCGCTCGGGCCTGCGGCTCGAGGACATCGGCGTGTTCGAGGTGAACGAGGCGTTCGCCCCGGTGCCCCTGGCGTGGCTGAAGGACATCGGCGCCGACGAGAAGAAGCTGAACCCCAACGGCGGTGCCATCGCACTGGGCCACCCCCTGGGCGGCTCCGGCGCACGCATCATGACCACGATGCTGTACCACATGCGGGACAAGGGAATTCAGTACGGCCTGCAGACCATGTGTGAGGGTGGCGGCCAGGCCAACGCCACCATCATCGAGCTGTTGTGA
- a CDS encoding tetratricopeptide repeat protein — MADDADAPEGELTNSAASEEKSGAAEPESPAEEESTASSGDKASLSDAADPPDVDAVEPVDEDAASYDEEAAAASDVKAPKAPMSPVRLATIAGLVVVILLAGLAGWTGYRGYQAYQGEKARQLFLQVGRQGALNLTTIDWQNAEADVQRVLDSATGTFYDDFQNRSAPFVQVVKQAQSKSVGTIAEAGLESATDNEAQVLVAVTVNTSNVGAPQQEPRAWRMRLTVQKVGDDAKVSNVEFVP; from the coding sequence ATGGCAGACGATGCTGATGCCCCCGAGGGGGAACTGACCAACAGCGCGGCGTCCGAGGAGAAATCCGGCGCCGCAGAGCCGGAGTCACCCGCTGAGGAGGAGAGCACCGCATCGTCGGGTGACAAGGCATCGTTGTCTGATGCTGCCGATCCGCCGGACGTGGACGCTGTAGAGCCGGTCGACGAGGACGCGGCGTCCTACGACGAAGAGGCAGCGGCTGCATCAGATGTGAAGGCTCCGAAGGCGCCGATGTCGCCTGTTCGGCTCGCGACGATCGCAGGACTCGTCGTGGTGATTCTGCTCGCCGGACTGGCCGGCTGGACGGGCTACCGCGGATACCAGGCGTATCAGGGCGAGAAAGCACGGCAACTCTTCCTGCAAGTAGGTAGGCAGGGTGCGCTCAACCTGACGACGATCGACTGGCAGAACGCCGAGGCCGACGTGCAGCGCGTGCTCGATTCGGCGACCGGAACGTTTTACGACGATTTCCAGAACCGCTCGGCACCGTTTGTTCAGGTGGTGAAGCAGGCGCAGTCGAAGTCGGTCGGGACGATCGCCGAGGCGGGGCTGGAGTCGGCAACCGATAACGAGGCGCAGGTGCTTGTCGCGGTGACCGTGAACACCTCGAATGTCGGTGCACCCCAGCAAGAGCCGCGTGCATGGCGGATGCGGTTGACGGTTCAGAAGGTCGGTGACGACGCAAAGGTGTCCAACGTGGAGTTCGTGCCGTGA
- a CDS encoding DoxX family protein, which translates to MTAYDSAADIGLLILRVVLGLTMAAHGYNKFFGKGGLKGTAGWFDSMGMKPGMFHARIAATTEMAAGIGLAVGLLTPIPAAGFVALMLVAAWTVHRPNGFFIVKEGWEYNLVLAASAVGIATIGAGKYSLDYALFRTSALYDFLHGWWGLVIALGLGLAGGIGQLAIFYRPPAKADA; encoded by the coding sequence ATGACTGCATACGATTCCGCTGCTGATATCGGCCTGTTGATCCTGCGAGTCGTCCTCGGTCTCACCATGGCCGCGCACGGGTACAACAAGTTCTTCGGCAAGGGCGGACTGAAGGGGACGGCCGGCTGGTTCGACAGCATGGGCATGAAGCCGGGCATGTTCCACGCCCGCATCGCCGCGACCACCGAGATGGCAGCGGGCATCGGCCTGGCCGTTGGCCTGCTGACACCGATCCCCGCCGCGGGCTTCGTCGCTCTGATGCTCGTCGCCGCATGGACCGTGCACCGGCCAAACGGCTTTTTCATCGTCAAGGAGGGCTGGGAGTACAACCTGGTGCTCGCGGCATCGGCGGTAGGCATCGCCACGATCGGGGCGGGGAAGTACAGCCTCGACTATGCGTTGTTCCGCACGTCGGCGCTCTACGACTTCCTGCACGGCTGGTGGGGCCTGGTCATCGCGCTCGGTCTCGGTCTGGCCGGCGGCATCGGGCAGCTGGCCATCTTCTACCGGCCACCGGCCAAAGCCGACGCCTAG
- a CDS encoding alpha/beta fold hydrolase: protein MLEPETIDVATPVVQLRVLSWGAEGAPIALCLHGFPDTAHGWRKLAPLLVDAGWRVIAPFNRGYAPSSLPSDGSFHIGALMDDALRVLDAVGPTGRDVIVGHDWGAMAGAGLAAMPDSPFKKAVIMSVPPSASFRPPGGGRVSDAGRLVATLPAQLLKSWYILFFQLPWLPERSTKWIVPRLWRKWSPGYRADEDVRHVEAAIGAPDRWRAALGYYRAVIRNSKVPTQYAELHQHWLEAPKIPTLYLHGRDDGCATPDYAQWVQKVLPDGSEVAIVEDAGHFLQLDQPDVVAKQILDFVG from the coding sequence ATGCTCGAACCCGAGACCATCGACGTCGCGACGCCTGTGGTGCAACTGCGTGTGCTGTCGTGGGGTGCTGAGGGTGCGCCGATCGCGTTGTGTCTGCATGGTTTTCCCGACACCGCGCATGGCTGGCGCAAGCTGGCGCCATTGCTCGTCGATGCGGGATGGCGGGTGATCGCGCCGTTCAACCGCGGCTACGCACCGTCGTCGCTGCCCTCCGACGGCAGCTTTCACATCGGTGCACTGATGGACGATGCGCTGCGGGTGCTCGACGCGGTCGGGCCGACGGGCCGCGATGTGATCGTTGGACACGACTGGGGCGCCATGGCCGGTGCGGGGCTGGCCGCGATGCCGGACAGTCCGTTCAAGAAGGCCGTGATCATGTCGGTGCCGCCGAGCGCATCGTTCCGGCCGCCCGGCGGCGGGAGGGTGTCCGACGCCGGACGACTCGTCGCGACGTTACCGGCGCAGCTCCTGAAGAGCTGGTACATACTGTTCTTCCAGTTGCCTTGGCTACCAGAACGTTCCACCAAATGGATCGTGCCGCGGCTGTGGCGGAAATGGTCGCCCGGATATCGAGCCGACGAGGATGTGCGGCACGTCGAGGCGGCCATCGGCGCTCCCGATCGTTGGCGCGCCGCACTGGGCTACTACCGCGCAGTCATACGCAATTCGAAAGTGCCGACCCAGTACGCCGAGCTGCACCAACACTGGCTTGAAGCGCCGAAGATTCCCACCCTTTATCTGCACGGCCGCGACGATGGTTGTGCCACACCCGATTACGCGCAGTGGGTTCAGAAGGTCCTGCCGGATGGCAGTGAGGTGGCGATCGTCGAGGACGCCGGGCATTTCCTCCAGCTCGATCAGCCTGACGTGGTCGCGAAGCAGATTCTCGACTTCGTCGGCTAG
- a CDS encoding HNH endonuclease signature motif containing protein yields MFDQLVEAASRSRGGASVGAWARVENAACARRLLATAEELERMWAVDGSEEREQWCLDNWGAVAASVAAAQNVSLGVASHQLLIAIGLRERLPRVGEVFAAGAITYRLVSAIVARTRLISDPDTMAKVDTEIAAQVQDWGSLSAHKTETQIDYWVNRYDPAAVRRTESSARNCHVDIHDPDDGSGVVFIEGRLIITDGEALDQRLDAMARTVCERDPRTLDQRRAAALGALGHKADRLACLCEDPDCPAKDAQSSAVVVHVIAHEESLTDDTPAQLDGEAPVDPDRKPWQEMTWREALAPTPWTPVIAATPPALVVGRGMLPAPLLAAKIAGSAKLVPVVHPGNNPPEPRYIPSAVLATFVRCRDMTCRFPGCDEPAHRCDVDHTIAYPHGPTQASNLKVLCRKHHLLKTFWGWADEQHPDGTVIWTCPQGQTYTTYPGSRLLFPTLCRPTAPVRGHRSTPPTTDPARGLAMPRRTTTRAQNRTQAINDERRHNQTLIHTEAEQRARNQHNPGDSVGNEYDNTYFPTRPRPPSDHDPAPF; encoded by the coding sequence ATGTTCGATCAACTCGTTGAGGCGGCCAGCCGCAGCCGCGGTGGTGCATCGGTGGGGGCGTGGGCGCGGGTGGAGAACGCCGCGTGTGCCCGTCGGCTGTTGGCGACCGCTGAGGAGCTCGAACGGATGTGGGCCGTCGACGGCTCTGAGGAGCGGGAGCAGTGGTGTCTGGACAACTGGGGTGCCGTGGCGGCGTCGGTGGCCGCCGCGCAGAACGTCTCTTTGGGGGTGGCCTCGCATCAACTGCTGATCGCCATCGGGTTGCGCGAACGGCTCCCGCGGGTGGGTGAGGTGTTCGCCGCCGGGGCCATCACCTACCGGCTGGTGTCCGCGATCGTGGCCCGCACCCGGCTGATCAGCGATCCCGACACGATGGCCAAAGTCGACACCGAGATCGCCGCCCAGGTCCAAGACTGGGGATCGCTGTCGGCGCACAAGACCGAAACCCAGATCGACTACTGGGTCAATCGCTATGACCCCGCCGCGGTACGGCGCACCGAATCCTCCGCCCGCAACTGCCATGTCGACATCCACGACCCCGACGACGGATCAGGTGTGGTGTTCATCGAAGGCCGGCTCATCATCACCGACGGCGAGGCCCTGGACCAACGGTTGGACGCCATGGCGCGCACGGTGTGCGAGCGCGATCCGCGCACCCTGGATCAGCGCCGCGCCGCCGCACTCGGCGCGCTCGGGCACAAAGCCGACCGGCTGGCCTGCTTATGTGAGGACCCCGACTGCCCGGCAAAAGACGCCCAATCCAGTGCGGTGGTGGTCCATGTGATCGCTCACGAGGAGTCACTGACCGATGACACCCCGGCCCAGTTGGACGGCGAAGCACCGGTGGATCCCGATCGCAAACCGTGGCAGGAGATGACCTGGCGCGAAGCCCTCGCCCCGACACCGTGGACACCGGTCATCGCGGCCACCCCGCCGGCGCTGGTCGTGGGTCGCGGGATGCTGCCCGCCCCGCTGTTGGCCGCCAAAATCGCCGGCAGCGCCAAGCTAGTGCCGGTCGTGCATCCGGGCAACAACCCACCTGAGCCGCGCTATATCCCCTCGGCGGTGTTGGCGACGTTTGTGCGGTGCCGCGATATGACGTGCCGGTTCCCGGGCTGCGATGAGCCCGCCCACCGCTGCGATGTCGACCACACCATCGCCTACCCGCACGGTCCGACCCAGGCGTCGAACCTCAAAGTTCTGTGCCGAAAACACCACTTACTCAAAACCTTCTGGGGCTGGGCTGACGAACAACACCCCGACGGCACCGTCATCTGGACCTGCCCGCAGGGCCAGACCTACACCACCTATCCCGGCAGCCGACTGCTGTTCCCCACCCTGTGCCGCCCCACCGCGCCCGTCCGGGGTCACCGCTCCACCCCGCCCACCACCGACCCAGCGCGCGGGCTGGCCATGCCCCGACGCACCACCACCCGAGCCCAGAACCGCACCCAAGCCATCAACGACGAACGCCGACACAACCAAACACTGATCCACACCGAAGCCGAACAACGCGCCCGCAATCAGCACAACCCAGGCGACAGCGTCGGAAACGAGTACGACAACACCTACTTCCCCACCCGACCACGACCCCCAAGCGACCACGACCCAGCACCATTCTGA
- a CDS encoding FadR/GntR family transcriptional regulator, producing the protein MARSTPLAPMIGPDGVGGRTAVRSPKTAELVAGTLRRMVVDGQLKDGDFLPNEAELMAHFGVSRPTLREAVRVLESERLVEVRRGSRTGARVRVPGPEIVARPAGLLLELSGATIADLMTAQSGIEPMAARLLAESGTSDVFDELDRMLDEHLPTDWRSDRLAETTADFHLRMVQLSGNTTLAIISGMLHEITVRHTAFVFKEGRPVSKADYDKLMRSYRRLMQLLRSGDGAAAEAHWRKHLDVARGLMLEGLEDVKVRDVMG; encoded by the coding sequence GTGGCTCGTAGTACACCTCTGGCGCCGATGATCGGGCCGGACGGCGTCGGCGGGCGCACGGCGGTTCGGTCGCCGAAGACCGCCGAGCTCGTCGCTGGCACGTTACGGCGCATGGTGGTCGATGGCCAGCTCAAAGACGGCGATTTCCTGCCCAACGAGGCCGAGCTGATGGCCCATTTCGGGGTCAGCAGGCCGACGCTGCGCGAAGCGGTACGCGTGCTGGAATCCGAACGCCTCGTCGAGGTTCGTCGCGGCTCGCGCACCGGCGCCCGTGTTCGCGTACCCGGCCCCGAAATCGTCGCGCGGCCCGCAGGTCTGCTACTCGAGCTGTCGGGCGCCACGATCGCCGATCTGATGACGGCGCAGTCGGGTATCGAGCCGATGGCCGCTCGGCTGCTCGCCGAGTCGGGTACCAGCGATGTGTTCGATGAGCTCGACCGGATGCTCGACGAGCATCTGCCGACCGATTGGCGTTCGGACCGGCTCGCGGAGACGACGGCCGATTTCCACCTGCGCATGGTGCAGCTGTCGGGCAACACGACGCTCGCGATCATCTCGGGCATGCTGCACGAGATCACGGTGCGGCACACCGCATTCGTCTTCAAAGAGGGCCGACCGGTGTCCAAGGCGGACTACGACAAGCTCATGCGCTCGTACCGCCGCCTGATGCAGCTGCTGCGATCGGGCGACGGCGCGGCGGCCGAGGCTCACTGGCGCAAGCACCTCGACGTGGCGCGCGGCCTGATGCTGGAGGGGCTCGAGGACGTCAAGGTCAGGGATGTGATGGGCTAG
- a CDS encoding WS/DGAT domain-containing protein, producing MTVRRLSAVDAQTYWMAAKIPNDTVLLYGFDGVPADLDAAIEEIAQRARGCPDLTVCIEDGGRFRYPAWVHHEVDRSQFVVHNMGDSSFQQCLDEARVLTAERLDARVAAWRMHVFTGIEGVPGVGGPGTVAVLHISHALGGGGRTSAPAAIMFGRRDGVVPGIDAPRTGPVRLPIAGFRAARAHRRLVEDTGAGRVPSPADLRPALRTNDRPAGSRYLRTLVRRRSDLNGPTVTVAALSAVSGALAAQLRCLGEDPSFLGAEVPMAKPPPQLAYNHFGNVGVGLYPELAESERGVRIAADLDARRRRAAHPAIRMADRAFAATPAPLLRWGMDRFDPDVRVSNVTGNTVVSSVNCGAMDFHFGGARVTVACAFPGLSPMMGLTHAVCGVGDTILLSVHAAESAIGDIDAYVERLDAAL from the coding sequence ATGACGGTCCGCCGACTGTCCGCTGTGGACGCGCAGACGTACTGGATGGCGGCGAAGATCCCGAATGACACGGTTCTGCTGTACGGATTCGATGGCGTACCCGCGGATTTGGACGCCGCGATCGAGGAGATCGCCCAGCGCGCCCGCGGTTGTCCCGATCTGACTGTGTGCATCGAGGATGGCGGACGTTTCAGGTACCCGGCGTGGGTGCATCACGAGGTCGACCGCTCGCAGTTTGTGGTGCACAACATGGGGGACAGCAGCTTTCAACAGTGTCTGGACGAGGCGCGCGTTCTGACCGCCGAGCGGCTGGATGCGCGGGTGGCGGCTTGGCGCATGCATGTCTTCACCGGCATCGAGGGTGTGCCGGGGGTGGGTGGGCCGGGTACGGTTGCGGTGCTACACATCTCGCACGCCCTCGGCGGCGGCGGACGAACGTCGGCGCCCGCGGCGATCATGTTCGGCCGACGCGATGGCGTCGTACCGGGGATCGATGCTCCGCGCACCGGGCCTGTGCGGCTACCGATCGCGGGGTTTCGCGCGGCCCGTGCGCACCGCCGGTTGGTCGAAGACACCGGGGCGGGAAGGGTTCCCTCGCCGGCAGATCTGCGACCGGCGCTGCGGACCAACGATCGACCTGCGGGATCGCGGTACTTGCGGACCCTGGTGCGACGGCGTTCGGACCTGAACGGCCCGACGGTGACGGTGGCGGCGCTGTCTGCCGTATCGGGGGCGCTGGCCGCGCAGTTGCGGTGCCTCGGTGAGGATCCGTCGTTCCTGGGAGCTGAGGTGCCGATGGCGAAGCCACCACCGCAGTTGGCGTACAACCACTTCGGGAACGTCGGTGTGGGTCTGTACCCCGAGCTGGCCGAGTCGGAGCGTGGTGTGCGTATCGCCGCTGATCTCGATGCGCGTCGTCGCCGAGCCGCGCACCCGGCCATACGGATGGCGGACCGCGCGTTCGCCGCGACGCCGGCGCCGTTGTTGCGTTGGGGCATGGATCGATTCGATCCCGATGTCCGTGTCTCGAACGTCACGGGTAACACCGTCGTGTCGAGCGTGAATTGCGGCGCGATGGATTTCCATTTCGGTGGCGCGCGGGTCACTGTGGCGTGCGCGTTCCCCGGCCTGTCACCGATGATGGGGCTGACGCATGCCGTGTGCGGAGTCGGCGACACAATCCTCTTGAGCGTGCACGCGGCCGAGTCGGCGATCGGCGACATCGACGCCTACGTCGAAAGATTGGACGCTGCGCTCTGA